In the genome of Achromobacter sp. MFA1 R4, the window GGCCCTGAATGCCAACCGCCAATCCGGCGCGCTGGTCGGCGTCGCGGTGATGGGCACCCTCCTGCACCTGCTGCCGGACTGGCGCGCCAGCCTGCCCGCGGCCTATGCCGTGATCGCGGCCAGCTACGGGCTCACGGTCGCGCTGGCATGGCGCCATCTTCGCCGGGCCCGCAACGCCTGACGCGCGCCAGCCTGCATGGCAAGGGCCACGGGTTTGCTTCACAATGACGCAAACCCGAACAAGGAGACCTGCATGTCCAGCCCTGCCGCGACCAGCCCTGACTCGTCCCGCTCCATCCGCCGCGTCGCCATCGTCGGCGCCGGCACCATCGGCGCCAGTTGGGCGGCGCTGTTTCTCGCGCAGGGCCTGGAAGTCGTGGTCAGCGATCCCGGCCCGCACGCGCAGGGGCAGACCATCGCGCGCGTGCAGGCGGCATGGCCGGTCCTGACCGAGCTGGGCCATGTCCGGGCGGGCGCCACGCCCGGCGCGCTACGCTTCGAACCCGATCTGGAAGCGGCATTGGCCGGGGTGGACTTCGTGCAGGAAAACGCGCCGGAGCGCGAAGACTTCAAAACCGACCTCTTCGCGCGCATGGACGCCGTGCTGCCCCCGCACGTGATCGTCGCATCCAGTTCGTCCGGCCTCATCATGAGCCGGCTCCAATCGCGCTGCCGCCATCCCGAGCGATTCGTGATCGGCCATCCCTTCAACCCGCCCCATCTGATTCCGCTCGTGGAGGTGGTGGGCGGCGACCAGACCTCCGCGCAGACGATGGACCGCGCCATCGACTTCTACCGCAGCATGGGCAAGCATCCCATCCGGCTGAACAAAGAAGTGCCCGGCCATATTGCCAACCGCCTGCAAGCCGCGTTGTGGCGCGAAGCCATCCACCTCGCCGCCGAAAACGTCGCCAGCGTCGCGGACATCGACGCCGCCGTATCGCAAGGCCCGGGCCTGCGCTGGGCGCTCTTCGGACCGCACATGACATTCAACCTGGGCGGCGGCGAAGGCGGGATGGCGCATTTCATGCACCACCTGCTCGGTCCGGTGCAGACCTGGTGGGATGACCTCGGCGCGCCCGACGTCACACCCGACCTGCAGCAACGCCTCATCGAGGGCGTCAACGCCGAGGCCGGCCATCGCAGCATCGCCGATCTCGTCGAGACACGCGACGCGCAGCTCACGGCGCTGATCAAGACTTTGCGGCGCTGACCGACACCTTGCGGCATTGATCCAGACCTGAGGCCACTTTCCCGGACCTTGCCTCATTTCCAACCAAGGAATGTTCTCGAATGATCTCCGTGACTCACGACACCGAACGCTCCCGCTTCACCGCCACCGTCGACGGCGTGCTGTGCGTGCTGGACTATCAACTGCAGGACGGCGCCATGGCCATCACGCACACCGGCGTGCCCAGTGCGGTGGGCGGACGCGGCATCGCCGCCGAGTTGACGCGCCACGCGCTGCTCACCGCGCGCACGAACGGCTGGAAGGTGCGTCCCTATTGCTCTTACGCCGACGCCTACATCCGTCGCCATCCCGAATACGCCGACCTGCTGGCCTGATCACACCGCCCATCCCCCGTGTCCAAGCAACCCAGCCCTTCCAAGACACCCTGCCCTTGCGGCCGGCCCGCGGCCTATCCCGACTGCTGCGGCCGCTGGCATGACGGCCCGCAGGCGTTGCAAGCGCCCACCGCCGAAGCCCTGATGCGCTCGCGCTACAGCGCGTTCGTCATGGACAAGCTCCCCTACCTGCTTGCCACCTGGCATCCCAGCACACGTCCCGCTTCGCTCGAACCCAATCCCCCCGGCCTGAAATGGCTGGGCCTCGACGTCAAGGCAGCCGCCGGCCAGGACGCGGACCACGCCACCGTCGAATTCGTCGCCAGAAGCCGCCTGGACGGACGCGCCAGCCGCATGCACGAGACCAGCCGTTTCGTGCGCGAAGGCGGGCAGTGGTTCTACGTGGACGGCGACCTGCGCTGATCCCCGCCCGCCGGGCATCGCCGCAACGCCCTCATGCCCCGATATCGGGGCCAATAGCTTGAGTCCCCGTCATCCCCCGACGTCGGGGCCGATGGCTTGCTCGAGCGCGACAATCAAATCCTGCTCTACCGCGCCGAAAGCGCGCGTATCGCCCACAATCGCCAATTCCGTAGGCGGCACCGCGGCGAATCCGTCCGCCTCGCCCAGTTCGCGGTGCGACGCCAGGCGAGCGAATGCCGGCAACAGGCTCACCCCCAGTCCCGCCGCCACCGCCGCTTGCACACCGGCAAGACTATGGCTGAGATACGCAATGTGCCAAGGCCGACCCGCGCTTTCCAGTGCGTAGATCATCCGTTTTCGATAGATACAGCCCTGCGGAAACAAGACCAGCGGCACCGGCCCCGATTCCCCGTTCCGCCGCCGGCCGTCCACCCAGACCAGCCGTTCCGGCCACGCCGCCAGGCAAGCGCCGTCGCCCGGTTCGCGCTTGACCAGCGCCAGATGCAGGTCCCCGGACGCCAACCCGGCGCGCAGCTCCGCGCTCATGCCGCTCACGGTCTCAAGCCGCACCTCCTCATGGCTGGCGGCAAACTCGGCCAGCAGCACGGTCAGGCGCGACACGTCAAAATCCTCCGGCACCCCCAACCGCAGCACGCGCGCGGACCGCGGCGCAGAAAACACATGCTCCGCTTCGCCCGCAATGGCGAGCAGCCGCCGGGCATAAGCCAACATGAGCTCGCCGTCTTCGGTGACAGACACATTTCCACCGGCGCGGTCGCGCAGCAACAGCGTCTTGCCGACGCTTTGCTCCAGCTTGCGCACCTGCTGGCTGACCGTCGACTGCGTGCGATGCACACGCCGGGCAGCCCGCGTGAAACTACCCTCTTCGACGACGCACACCAGCGTTTTCAGGAGTTCAAGGTCCAACATCGGGTTTCGTGGATTGGGGTTCGTGGATCGGGATTCGGGATTCGGGATTCGGGAATTGGATTTGCAGTCGGGCTCGCCGTCGGCGTCGGAACTCGGAACTCGGAACTCGGAACTCGTGGTCGACCATGCCACCACAAGCAGAACGGCATTCCTCCCTGCCGAATCGATATCTAAAAAACCACTAAGAAGAATTCAATTATTAATTTTACAACTACAGCCTGGAATCTTACGCTGAAGGATCAACCCATCCCCCTCGAGGAACTGACATGCCGCTGGATCAACTCCCCCGCCCGCAATGGCTTACCTTCGACTGCTACGGCACCCTCATTCAGTGGGACGAAGGACTGCAATCTGCCGTGGTGCGGATCCTGGCCGCCCATCCGGGCTCGACACCGCCACCCACCGCTGCGCAGTTCCTGCACGTATACGATGCGCACGAACACCGGCTGGAACGCACCCCGCCCTACCGCCGCTTCGCGGATGTCACGCGCCAATCGCTACGCCTGACCATGGAGCATTTTGGCCTGGCCTATCGGCCCGAAGACGCCGAAACGCTCACGGGCAGCATTTCGCGCATGCCTCCGTTTCCCGAAGTCGTGGCCACGCTCGCCAC includes:
- a CDS encoding GNAT family N-acetyltransferase → MISVTHDTERSRFTATVDGVLCVLDYQLQDGAMAITHTGVPSAVGGRGIAAELTRHALLTARTNGWKVRPYCSYADAYIRRHPEYADLLA
- a CDS encoding YchJ family protein; the encoded protein is MSKQPSPSKTPCPCGRPAAYPDCCGRWHDGPQALQAPTAEALMRSRYSAFVMDKLPYLLATWHPSTRPASLEPNPPGLKWLGLDVKAAAGQDADHATVEFVARSRLDGRASRMHETSRFVREGGQWFYVDGDLR
- a CDS encoding LysR substrate-binding domain-containing protein, with the protein product MLDLELLKTLVCVVEEGSFTRAARRVHRTQSTVSQQVRKLEQSVGKTLLLRDRAGGNVSVTEDGELMLAYARRLLAIAGEAEHVFSAPRSARVLRLGVPEDFDVSRLTVLLAEFAASHEEVRLETVSGMSAELRAGLASGDLHLALVKREPGDGACLAAWPERLVWVDGRRRNGESGPVPLVLFPQGCIYRKRMIYALESAGRPWHIAYLSHSLAGVQAAVAAGLGVSLLPAFARLASHRELGEADGFAAVPPTELAIVGDTRAFGAVEQDLIVALEQAIGPDVGG
- a CDS encoding 3-hydroxyacyl-CoA dehydrogenase NAD-binding domain-containing protein, which produces MSSPAATSPDSSRSIRRVAIVGAGTIGASWAALFLAQGLEVVVSDPGPHAQGQTIARVQAAWPVLTELGHVRAGATPGALRFEPDLEAALAGVDFVQENAPEREDFKTDLFARMDAVLPPHVIVASSSSGLIMSRLQSRCRHPERFVIGHPFNPPHLIPLVEVVGGDQTSAQTMDRAIDFYRSMGKHPIRLNKEVPGHIANRLQAALWREAIHLAAENVASVADIDAAVSQGPGLRWALFGPHMTFNLGGGEGGMAHFMHHLLGPVQTWWDDLGAPDVTPDLQQRLIEGVNAEAGHRSIADLVETRDAQLTALIKTLRR